GcctttattattcttttcaaGACAACCATTTGTCAGTTTCcacaacagaaaatacaaacttGCCTCATGAAACCAAGAATAATGTATCTCCTCATCTTTGTACCCACTAGTCTTATATTACAGGGCTAGTCTTGGATTATCAAGCCATTAAAATCACATCAACACTGTTTGCACAGAAAGAACCACTTACTATCTGCTACTAACTGCAGATGGAATGTCTGCTCTGGCTTAGCTAATTTGAGAGGAGAGAATTTTCCATGCTCATATAAGCCAACTACAGCAATCAAGTTTATATATCTGCAGATTTACCCtaaatttaagtattttcttttaaaacaaaaacagtgCTGCATGAGTGGCAAAAAAgacaactgaaaaataataaaatgtctCTAAATACAAAActataaaagacaaaatataatTGCATCTTTATATATTTCAACTGAACATTAAATTAAGAGAAATTGATAGCTCAAGAATTGCTTACCCATATTCAGCAGCTCTTCACACTTAATGTCTCAGTAACCTATTTTATCTAACTCCCCAGTCTTTCTGTTAAAAGTGGTATCATACTTAATTCTGTGTCAAGGTCATATGACACCACAGCTGTATGCTACTTCAACTCAAGTTTTCCAACAGGTTCAATACCCTTCCAAGTATATACTGTGCTTTCTACAAGAATTTCCTAGCTTCTTGCAGCATGTAATGACTGTCGATATTGATAGCCAggacaaaacaagaaaacaatgaACAGGACTGGAGATCAGGAATTGAAAAAGTAATTGCACAGTATATTCATTTTATACataatatacatttatatacataATATAATACATAATGTAGTATGTAATTTTAAGACTAGTATTACTATGAAATCAATAcactcattttctttctaatactTCCAAATAGGCTTTATAAATcagaaaagaactaaaaataatgTTCTCCAACTTGGAATATAACTACAAAAATATTACCTGTCATTAACAAGACATATTTTCCAGTACTAATCTGTAAAACAATTAAATGTTGCCACATTTTAATCACTAATTGTTTTGATACATTAAGATGATTGCTAATTGTAGCCAAGAGCAAGTACTGGAGTGTTTTGTTCCATAAAATCTATAGAATTACAATACCTTGAAGAAAAGGGACTATCATGAGCAAAATGAACTATAACAGACATAATAAGCTAGAAACGTAAACCCACACAGAATACTTTTTGGTAAACATAAAGTGTAAGCAAAAGCATAAATTATGTGtaacaaaaatcccctaaaatctTCAAAGAAACATCAAGTCTAAAAATTCTGCATATCACTACAAACTCTAAATACTTAAATTTCACAATACACAAATTTCAGACAAAAGACACAACTAGTCCTACTGGCTCTATCAACAGTTGAAAATTCTTGTAGTACAGTATTTAAAATCAACTTCTCTATCTTTTTAATACATGAAGTCTGTAGTCTGGTTGTCTGTGTATGCACTCCTTCCCATGAAATTCAATGCCAAATACCTTTTCCACAGCAGGAAGAAGAATCTTACAGAGATCCATGAACAAGACAAGAACATCTACACTTTATACTAGCATTTATTCCTCTATGTAAGCTTGAAGAGATTTCTATACCCTACTTCCTTTTATACTGCAGCTATCATTCATCTCTACatatcaaattaaaaaattagaaaacaaatatttatctTCCTTTACTACTGACCTATATTAAgcaaaatatgaaatgaaatctCCCACTTCTATTTCTTAAATAGTTGAAGAAGTCCACAAAGTACGACTTTGAAATTGTACTCACTATTAAAGGCTAAATATCTCTAGAGGTAGAAACACAATCAAACACATACCAACTTCATTAAAATCTTCAAAGGTGATCTTGCCTGTTGATTCTCGATCATAATCTTTAAGTATTTTCAGGACATCAGCCTTTTTCACATCAAAACCCAAGGCTCTCATTGCCACCTTTTGGAATAAAACAGAAGTGCAATCATAGATAAGGATCAAAATAAACACTAAACAgactttccttttaatttcagtgATTACCTTCTTGTCCAAGAGAGAAAGAGCATAACAGTGGTCTAGttacaataataaataaaataaataaaagggaaagagCTTGGGATACTAAAAGCATTTAGAACTACTCTTTTAACTGCTTTTCTCGTCAGACACAGAAGCCAACCTATATTGTACTTTTCCATTAGTGCACAAGTTTACATTTAGTTTCCCATTTCACCTTAGAAGGCAATTGTTCAGCACACAGCAACCTAACTTACTCCAAACTGATGAATACAGGCTAACCACACATGGAAAACCACTGAAGTAGTTATTCAAAAATTGATGCTATGTGCTGATTTTGTAGAGACGGggataagtaatttttttctttatgtatttCTGCTCTTTCACAGTATAAGCTTCGGGGTGACAATACTTTATTGGACAACTAAGAAAGAGGTTTTCAAGTAATCATGACAGCTGGGAATTCAAAGCATACCATAACCAGAAAAAGCATAACCATAACCACGGGAGTTCCCAGCACAACCCTAGTCACAGTGACttccagcaaaaataaaataagtgaaCTCTGAAATAAAGAGAAGGGAGTTGTTCTACCTAACACACAAACAGTAGcaaattaagtaaaaataagacttttttccttcttcaaattACTTGGTAGAGCCACACTATAGAGCAAATACACTGGATTAGgcattctttgaaaaaaaaaaaatctcatcctATATGTGACTGAAACACTGGCCTCTCCAAAGCTACTTTTTGTTCTTGATGTCttaattagaataaaaatgtataaaatatttaaggcGAGTTCAGTGAACCCCATTTACTACTCTGTATACTTTCAGGTGGGAGGCCTTACTTAGAAAGATATCCTAAACTCCATCTGCTAATAGCTATCATTAGGAGCATCCTTCTTTTGGAAGGGCAACTACTGAGCCTCCCTCAAAAAGCACACCTTATTCCTACAAATCATAGGCTTTCTTTTGATAAATACAGGTAAGCTCTGGCTTGTAGTCTACAGTTTTACAAAtttgatttatatattttaccTACACATCTGAAACCAACAGCAGGCTTTAAGTTTTACAATGTCTTTAGAACTAATCAAACAGTTTTTCAAGAGTTTTTCCCTCTGTCCAAGCTTATCCCTGGACAGTTTTTCCATCTGTCCATGCTTATCCCTGGTTGGCAATTATACCAGGGTTATTTAGAATGCTATAGCAATTCTGTTATGCATGAAGTATATAAAGTGAGGAGAAAAGCTTATTCTTATACCAATAGAAatttcccattcttttttttcttttttttttttttcactcctttaATCCAGCAAGACATCTTGAAAGAAGTTTTTAAAGATATAGCCAGCATCTTAAGGATTCACTATGGAACAGATGCATTATCTGCTATAAAATTGCTTAAATGAAAGGAAACTTCTACCTTTAATTGATGGTAATTTATCGCTCTATCCTTGTCCGTATCAAACAATTCAAAGGTATCCTTAATTTCTTGCTTCTGTTCCTCAGTCagttctcttcttttcttctttttagttTTATCTACTGAGAGCTCATTCctatataaagaaaatgaaacatagTGTAACAAATTTCTAGGGGGAAGATGCCACTGTACATAACATTTTCCACCAATAATAAACTCACTATAATTTTAGAAATCACTACCTTACCTAGTCAATATTTTCCCAGTTTGTATTCCCAGTTTAAAATAACATTCGAAATAGACAATTCTGTTGTGAAATCTGAATGACACCTCCAGTCTCCCACCCAAAATAAACAGGCATTTTTGTTAATAatcagcagcaacaacaacaaaaaaaagaggacagAAAAATTACCAGATAAAAAGGTTTCTTGAGGTTTCAAACTAGATTAGCAGTTGAAATTATACAACTTATGAAAACAATTAGTTTCTACATTgtagcttaaaaaataaaataaatatggatACTGATAGACCAGTGGAAGCCAAACTAGGCCACAGTCTGGCTACTAAAGCTAGCATTAGGTGCTACAAATCAGCTTTGTCACCTGTAACAATTCTTAGATAAATAGTacttgcaggattttttttttaatcctttacatcacacacatacacactgTTTTGATTCTTAGATAAATCTGATTCATAGATAAATTTTATTCTTAGATAAATAGTACTTAGATAAAtagtaggatttttttttttaatcctttagatcacacacatacacactgttttgaagattttttttgctctgttttggtATATATGAAAGAGACAATCCCCCCAAATCAGCAAATCTTGCtcaaagatttttctttggCTAGTCTAGGAATAAGCTCATATTTTCAGAGGAGCATAGTAAAAGGACGAGAGACAATAAGCTACAAAATTTAAGGGAAAGAACTGCAACTGGAAGAGAAACTGCAGCTGGATCTaagggaaaacattttcccaATGCATGTGGTGACATGCTAGAATAGTTCCACTGGAAATGAGTCTCCATCATCAGAAATTTTTTGAACCTAACTATGAAATGTTCTTAGCATCCTCAGCTAGCTTTATGTAGAAACTGCTGTGATCAGGAAGCTGGACTAGATTACTTCCAGAAGTCTTTCCTAACATAAATTACTGCATAGTTTATGTTATACTCTCAGGAATAGGCTTTTTATGCTCATTTGTTCTTTTGCACCAGAGACAGAATGAGTGCTGCATCACCTAGGGTAGAATGCATAAAGATTACTGATCAGTGAACAGAAAACTGCAAGATTAACTTTCCAAATCCCCTCTAATAAGCTGCTTCTTTATTAATATGCCCTTCTTTGTTAACAATTtgctaattttaattaaaactaagATTAAACACTTATCTAGACTTTGCTTTCAACAACCACTGAAGCAAAAACCCAAATACAGATAAGAAAAGTGCAAGCTGCAGAACCTGAGCTGCTTCAAACCACAATACCCTCAAAAAGTAAGATTTTCTTAACAGACCACTTGTGACAGTATGATTTCACACAGGCTTTGGATTATTACAACTCTTGGAAGGACTAAAATAACTCTGAGATGGCTACATAATTAGGACCAAGAGAGTAGTTCAGATCTAGGGAGCCCAGATTTTGTGAGCTACGATGAAGAAATCCATTTATAAATCTGAGAGCAGATTAACACTGATTTCTTCTGAAAGAGCAATCTGTGTACTTAAGTGTTCATTTAGTGCTtagcataaaataatttatcaaaaGACAAAGCAGTACTCAAATACAAGTAATTCAGTACCACTTCTGTAACTATTTTAACCATAATAAGCATGAAGTTCTTAGATTTGAAAATTAAGGGTAACAGGTGCCATGTAAATGTATTAATTACACTTGAAGACAAGAATTTGCCAGGTACTGGGACTCATAAGCCAGGCGCCTTTATGCAATAGCTACTAAATCagaatttagaaacaaaacaaagccgAGCAGTTTAACTTTATGCCTATTCACAGGCCTTTTGAAAGCACATCAGACAACTCAGAAGCGAACCTCCCAAGGCCAGACGCCGCGCCAAAGGAATCAGATGTGACAGGCTGGAGGCCGGGAATGACCCAGGCCCCGCCACGGCCTGATGCGCCCCGCGTTCCGCCAATACCTCCCGAACGGGGGCGGCGCGGTCCTGAGGGACGCCCACCACATATGGGCCCCGAGCGGGGCAAGCAAGGAAAGCGCCGTGTCCGTACCGACCTGAGGGCCAGGCTCATCGTGCCGCTGCCGCGCAGCTGGGTCCCGCAAACGCGACCCCCCCTCCTCCACACGACCCTTCCACGTCCAAGCCCGGTGACGCCGCGCTCCTGCCCTTAACGACGCCGCTCAAACCACGCCCCCACCAATTACCTAAGTCTGATTGGCCGAGGGTCGATAAACTCCCGCCTGCGAGCCGTAGGCGCTCTACTATTGGCTGAGCTCCTGCCACTCAGAGCGGAAAGTGCGGTCCCCGCTGCGAGCGGGCGATGGCTCCCGATGGCGCCTGCGGCGGCTGAGCCGTTTCTGCTGCCAAACGGGCAACACGAGAAAGTTTTCCTAAGGAAGGATGTTTCTTGATGTTTGATCTTGATTTTCAAGCCTAATCAACAAGAAAGGAGATTTAATCCTTGAAACAGATAGACGCTACTAAACAAGGTTAAAGTAATGTCCAGGGGTTAGAAAGACAAATCTTTTGTCCTAATTTCCGTGTTAAGGTCTAGGGCACGACGTGTTTCAGTGATGTCAGACAAACAATTCAGAATTTACGGGCCCCAAGGACATTTGGCAGAACTCCCAAGATatggaagaaattaataaagGCAACTCAGCAACTGTGTTGAATCAGCCCCAGTTCCAGCAGACCACTTACCAAGCTGTCCACCGACTCGAGAAGGACTGGGCATGTGGACTAATTAGCATGAGAAGTAAGAGAATAATTAACATCAGAAGATAAAGTAATAATTAAGAGAACTATGTAACCTGAAGCCAGTGAACATTAATGCatttgtttgctaaaatgtgtataaatacacaaaatactAAAGAGTTTTGATGGTATGCTTGATTCATGGAATACCATGCAGCACCCAGGCTTCTGcaactctgaaataaataatccaTGTCTCCCTCAAGTGTGTAATTATTGGCTTATTGCACACTGGCtaataaatctgatttttgtgGTCAGTGCTTCTACTGGCCTTGCTGTAGCCTGGATGTGTGGTGACTGTGTCAGAAGAACTCCCCGTGGCCCCAGAGCCTGCTCACTACTGACTCACTCCAGCTGTTGGAGGTGTGGTGGGCTGTGGAGGTGCATGCAAAAATGGCATTTATAAAAGCATTTCCGGCACTTGTACAGATTTTGCCTTGCTAAAAATTTGATTGAAAATGTGATAAATGGATGTGATTTGTGCTGAATAAGTTGTACTTACATcaataatttggaaaaataattggaaaagtATATGTGATTAGTTTTATGAAGCAGAGGGTTTCTTCAAGAATACATGTGGAAAGCAGGATGCAGGAGTTGGATTTGGCCTTGGGAATGGAGGAAGTCAGGAACTGATTCCCAAACCAAAACTGGCATCCAAAAAGATGGAGTAAGACAACTCTCAGAGCAGGACCTACCTTGAAGATTAATAAAGCTGGGATAATTTCAGAAAGGGAGTCTAAAATAGTGGTCTTATCTATGAAATAAATAAGGTTTAATTGGAACATAGTGCTTACTTACATAACGCCAAACTTAATGTGCATGCGCCACCTGTCAGGTTATCCAGAGGACAAGTGAGGAAGACCTTTGGCCTTTCTCTGAGAAGACCACCGAAGAGCCCAGGAGACCCCATATCAACAACAGGAGGATGCACTGTGTAGTATAGTGACCTAGGCTTCAAGAATTGAAAATGGGAGGAGatttacaggaaaatattaatgaatatgTATTAGCATACAGTATAAAAGTTGTGTTTGGATCATTTCGCCTTTTGCATGGAAAACAGGGTGGGaagccctccctgtcccccagtTGATAGGTTTTGCTTATGCTTTATCCGAACCATTGCCAAATTACTATTTGTAACCACTTTATTATATTtgattgtattatttttattttatacccCAATTAAAAATTGCTGCTAAATTTCAATCTTGTGATTTATCGAATTGGACATAGTGGACCCCATTCATAACAAAAGCAGTATGTACTGTGTGGAGACTGAAGACCTTATAGTATATagtgcatatatatatagacCTAAGACCTATGTATAGTTCCAGTTATCATTGACACTAATAGTTTTGTGTCTTGCAAAACAGTCAGTGAATCAACATTACATATCTGTGTAGAGAAAATGCTCATATCAGTGGTGAGAAAACTCAGATTTGTGAAAAGTCCTGCCTCAGCGCTCTAGTCTGTGACAAAGTAATTGTCACTGTGTCTTGCTTCATAAAAAAGGGCTGTTTCATAACTAGCTTTGACAACATAGTACAGTGTCACTAACTGGACCATGATGATATTCAGATCCTTGCTAATACTACGTTATGCAGTCTGGCTTGACAGACTGAAAATTCTCAGGCAATGAAAAATTCCTACAGGCGTTTCAGTCCTGACAGCTTGTCTTGGAAATGGTTTGCACCTGTGTTTCCAGTAATAAACTATTAATGGGTTTACACTGAGTACACAGTGTTGAATATGTAGAGTTTGGCTTGCTCAAGACACATTTTTCCTGAACAAAGTCAAGCAGAGATGAAACCTATTTTGCTGTCTATTCATATTATGCTTGGTCCACAGATCTAATAGGCAGAGGCAATAGGTTTGTAATTGACCTCTGTTTACAGATGGTAGCAAATAAATTACTGTCAGGTTTGACCTTCAACCTGTACTGTGGTGCAAATATAAtcacagattaattttttttgtgtttcatagAATGCATTTACTTGtccagagagaaaaggaagcatTAACCAAATGGTGAGTGAAGTATGAGAAAATAGCAAGAGGTGCCCCCAGCTGCACCAAGAGCCCCAAATTGCACTGTTTCGCCCCCATTCTCACCTCCTCTGCATGTTGATCCTGGGTCTCAGCATAGGGGCCCTTGGTTCTTGCCTGGGCTGCACTGGGGTTATTCCTGTCTTGGATTGTGTGCTGCTCTTGCTGACATATTTACCAGTCTTCGTGGCCTGGCCATGAACTTGAGTCATGACCTTGCCATTGTCTGCAGTCACTGGGCTGCTTACAGGTCAAGTTACTCTGCAGGGAGGTCATAATCCCTGCCTGTGTTGTGACTGTGCTTTGCTTCCAGGTTGTCCTCTCTCATGGTGCACCCatgccctggctgctctgtgacAAGCAGAGTGAGATACATGATACTGATACTCTGGGTGTGCTTCTGGGAACTGGAGATCCACATTCAGGTCCCTACTTCTAAATTTATAAGCTAAAAAATTGCTCCAGAAACCAAAGTGCCACTCTTTGTAAATTGATTTAAGTTAGCAGCGCTGCTCATACTGTATGTGAAATGGAGATGCACAGAATTCCAAAGAGAAAAGACAAGCTCAAATGATAATAGCTAAAAATAAGTACATGGTTGTGGTAGTAGTGACTTGTAAATTCTTGCATTTTCAAAGCTGTCCTAAAACGACCTCTTATGAATGCACTAGCATGTTCCCCATACATACATATTGTCAGCttaataaggaaaataattgaTAATGAAATATACTTAAAGATGTTGTTACTGGCTTTTACTTAATTTTCAAACTCAtctattgctttttaaaagtaatttgtgGGGCCGTCTGCCAGGTCTCTCTTTCCTTTGAGTGAAGGTATATTCTTCTTTAGTCcttattttattactatttgaAACTATCCTACCACTCTGTTGTCCTAAACTGAGGACTATAAACCTCATCCCAGCTGCTCAAAATCAGATCACATATTAGAACTGTAATCAAATTAAtcctgaatttttaaaggagaagTTGGGCAAGATTTCGTGAAAGTCAAAATAGTTCTGTTCATGTCACTCTTAGAACAAATtgtatgtaaaaatataaagccaaattaaaaacataCCAAGTATCACTGCCAGTTTGATGATTATGAATGCACTTCTTTGTGCATCTGGGTCGCAGCAGCGTTGCCTAAGCTTTTGTGTCTTTTTCCATGTCAGGGCTctttctgcttgtttgtttgtttgttttcctaattttatttctgttgaatGCCTCATTGCCTCCCTGGGACTCTGGTGGGCATGTCTGGGAAAATGCACAGTTagctctaaaataattttttaaccaataatttttaaattattgtgaGATTAGCATGTCCAATAAAATCTGAGTAGTTAGGAGTAACCTAACTACTTTGGGTAGCATAGTAAAAGCAAGGAGCAGGCTTATAACACCACTGGTTTCTAGTTTGATATTTGATTCTGTTATTTTCATGGTAAATGTAGCCCCGCCTGGCTTGTGGCCACCAGCGCGGTGCTTGCATGGTCAGTGGGCAAGACAGTGAGAGGACACTGCCACCCTGCAGACACTGCACAGGAAGGGGCATCCCGCCCCTACGG
This sequence is a window from Vidua chalybeata isolate OUT-0048 chromosome Z, bVidCha1 merged haplotype, whole genome shotgun sequence. Protein-coding genes within it:
- the LOC128781701 gene encoding calcium-binding protein 2 isoform X2; its protein translation is MTQVHGQATKTGKYVSKSSTQSKTGITPVQPRQEPRAPMLRPRINMQRRSLYYTVHPPVVDMGSPGLFGGLLRERPKVFLTCPLDNLTGGACTLSLALFHMPSPSRVGGQLGLKIKIKHQETSFLRKTFSCCPFGSRNGSAAAGAIGSHRPLAAGTALSALSGRSSANSRAPTARRREFIDPRPIRLRNELSVDKTKKKKRRELTEEQKQEIKDTFELFDTDKDRAINYHQLKVAMRALGFDVKKADVLKILKDYDRESTGKITFEDFNEVVTDWILDRDPLEEILKAFKLFDDDDSGKISLRNLRRVARELGENMSDEELRGMIEEFDKDGDGEINQEEFIAIMTGDI
- the LOC128781701 gene encoding uncharacterized protein LOC128781701 isoform X3, producing the protein MTQVHGQATKTGKYVSKSSTQSKTGITPVQPRQEPRAPMLRPRINMQRRSLYYTVHPPVVDMGSPGLFGGLLRERPKVFLTCPLDNLTGGACTLSLALCLKIKIKHQETSFLRKTFSCCPFGSRNGSAAAGAIGSHRPLAAGTALSALSGRSSANSRAPTARRREFIDPRPIRLRNELSVDKTKKKKRRELTEEQKQEIKDTFELFDTDKDRAINYHQLKVAMRALGFDVKKADVLKILKDYDRESTGKITFEDFNEVVTDWILDRDPLEEILKAFKLFDDDDSGKISLRNLRRVARELGENMSDEELRGMIEEFDKDGDGEINQEEFIAIMTGDI
- the LOC128781701 gene encoding centrin-3 isoform X5; protein product: MSLALRNELSVDKTKKKKRRELTEEQKQEIKDTFELFDTDKDRAINYHQLKVAMRALGFDVKKADVLKILKDYDRESTGKITFEDFNEVVTDWILDRDPLEEILKAFKLFDDDDSGKISLRNLRRVARELGENMSDEELRGMIEEFDKDGDGEINQEEFIAIMTGDI